A stretch of Plesiomonas shigelloides DNA encodes these proteins:
- the ftsZ gene encoding cell division protein FtsZ has translation MFEPMAMINDAVIKVIGVGGGGGNAVEHMVRENIEGVEFFAVNTDAQALRKTAVGQTIQIGGGITKGLGAGANPEVGRGAAEEDREALRNALEGSDMVFIAAGMGGGTGTGAAPVVAELAKELGILTVAVVTKPFSFEGKKRMAFADQGITELSKHVDSLITIPNDKLLKVLGRGISLLDAFGAANDVLKGAVQGIAELITRPGLMNVDFADVRTVMSEMGYAMMGSGVASGEDRAEEAAEMAISSPLLEDIDLAGARGVLVNITAGFDLRLDEFETVGNTIRAFASDNATVVIGTSLDPDMADELRVTVVATGIGVERKPDITLVSNKHNPQHQHQQTMQDRYAAHNMTPIQQEPKPAKVVNEPVAAVQPAKEPDYLDIPAFLRKQAD, from the coding sequence ATGTTTGAACCAATGGCAATGATTAATGATGCGGTGATAAAGGTCATCGGCGTCGGTGGCGGCGGTGGTAACGCCGTCGAGCACATGGTGCGTGAAAATATCGAGGGTGTTGAGTTCTTCGCGGTCAACACCGACGCACAGGCCCTGCGTAAAACCGCAGTAGGCCAAACTATCCAGATTGGTGGCGGGATCACCAAAGGTCTGGGCGCTGGGGCTAACCCAGAAGTTGGTCGTGGTGCGGCGGAAGAAGATCGTGAAGCACTGCGCAATGCGCTGGAAGGCTCCGATATGGTCTTTATCGCAGCCGGTATGGGCGGCGGTACCGGTACCGGTGCAGCGCCAGTGGTGGCAGAGCTGGCCAAAGAGCTGGGCATTTTGACCGTAGCGGTGGTGACTAAGCCATTTAGCTTCGAAGGCAAAAAGCGTATGGCCTTTGCCGACCAAGGGATCACCGAGCTGTCTAAGCACGTTGACTCCTTGATCACCATTCCAAACGACAAGCTGCTGAAAGTGCTGGGTCGCGGTATTTCGCTGCTGGATGCATTTGGTGCGGCCAACGACGTACTGAAAGGTGCGGTGCAGGGTATTGCCGAGCTGATCACCCGTCCGGGTCTGATGAACGTTGACTTTGCTGACGTGCGTACCGTGATGTCCGAAATGGGTTATGCCATGATGGGCTCCGGTGTGGCTTCCGGTGAAGATCGTGCAGAAGAAGCCGCTGAGATGGCGATTTCCAGCCCACTGCTGGAAGACATCGACTTGGCTGGCGCGCGTGGTGTGCTGGTTAACATTACTGCGGGCTTTGACCTGCGTCTGGACGAGTTTGAGACGGTCGGTAACACCATCCGTGCGTTTGCTTCTGACAACGCGACTGTGGTGATCGGTACCTCTTTGGATCCGGATATGGCCGACGAGCTGCGTGTGACCGTGGTGGCGACCGGTATCGGTGTTGAGCGTAAGCCTGACATCACTCTGGTGAGCAACAAGCATAACCCTCAGCATCAGCACCAACAAACGATGCAAGACCGTTATGCGGCACACAACATGACGCCAATCCAGCAGGAACCAAAACCAGCCAAAGTGGTCAATGAACCTGTGGCGGCGGTGCAGCCAGCGAAAGAGCCAGACTATTTGGATATTCCGGCCTTCCTGCGCAAGCAAGCCGATTAA
- the lpxC gene encoding UDP-3-O-acyl-N-acetylglucosamine deacetylase produces MIKQRTLKRSIEATGLGLHTGRKVTLTLRPAPANTGVIYRRTDLNPPVDFPADAKSVRDTMLCTCLVNDDDVRISTVEHLNAALAGLGIDNIIIDVDAPEIPIMDGSASPFVYLLLDAGIEELNVAKKFVRIKETVRVEDGDKWAEFVPFNGFKIDFTIDFNHPAIDAGAQRYRLDFSADNFISQISRARTFGFMRDIEYLQSKGLCLGGSFNCAIVLDEYRVLNEDGLRYDDEFVKHKILDSIGDLYMCGHTIIGEFRAYKSGHALNNKLLQAMLAKESAWEYVTFANEAQVPVTFAAPSLVYA; encoded by the coding sequence ATGATCAAACAACGGACCTTAAAACGCAGTATTGAAGCTACCGGGCTCGGTTTACATACCGGCCGTAAGGTAACGCTGACCCTGCGCCCGGCACCGGCCAACACCGGGGTCATCTATCGTCGCACTGACTTGAATCCTCCGGTTGATTTTCCGGCTGATGCGAAATCCGTGCGTGATACCATGCTCTGTACGTGTCTGGTCAACGACGATGATGTGCGGATCTCTACCGTTGAGCACTTAAATGCGGCTCTGGCGGGTCTGGGTATCGATAACATCATCATCGATGTGGATGCACCTGAAATCCCAATTATGGATGGTAGCGCTAGCCCATTCGTGTACCTGCTGTTAGATGCCGGTATCGAAGAGCTGAATGTCGCCAAGAAATTCGTGCGCATCAAAGAAACCGTGCGCGTGGAAGACGGTGACAAGTGGGCGGAGTTTGTGCCATTCAACGGATTTAAGATCGATTTCACCATCGACTTTAATCATCCGGCGATCGATGCGGGTGCTCAACGTTATCGTCTGGATTTCTCTGCCGATAACTTTATCAGCCAAATCAGCCGTGCACGTACCTTTGGTTTTATGCGGGATATCGAATACCTGCAATCCAAGGGCTTGTGCTTAGGTGGCAGTTTCAACTGCGCCATCGTGCTGGATGAGTACCGCGTGTTGAACGAAGATGGCTTGCGTTACGATGACGAGTTTGTGAAACACAAAATCCTCGACTCGATCGGCGATCTGTACATGTGTGGTCACACCATCATCGGTGAATTCCGGGCTTATAAATCCGGTCACGCACTGAACAACAAGCTGTTGCAGGCGATGCTGGCGAAAGAAAGCGCATGGGAATATGTGACCTTCGCAAACGAAGCGCAAGTTCCAGTGACCTTTGCTGCGCCATCACTGGTTTACGCATAA
- a CDS encoding DUF721 domain-containing protein → MRDHRPQSIDTLLGDSQLHNVQQRATALLQLNQAVRALLPRELQPHCRVANFRQGILILEIANASFALRLRYQTPALISALRQNTLPTLVTIEHRINPALAISATSVRETAQSHYQTDKKRTISPQTAEHLRVLASHSPKALREKLEKLAALAGEETSADQE, encoded by the coding sequence ATGCGTGATCACCGGCCACAATCCATTGATACTTTGCTCGGCGATTCCCAGTTGCACAATGTACAACAACGGGCCACAGCATTGTTGCAGCTCAATCAGGCAGTACGTGCCTTGCTGCCGCGCGAACTGCAACCACATTGTCGAGTTGCTAACTTCCGCCAAGGCATTTTAATCCTTGAAATCGCAAATGCCAGCTTTGCTTTACGTTTACGCTATCAAACACCGGCATTAATCAGCGCATTGCGCCAAAATACCCTGCCAACGTTAGTAACAATTGAACATCGAATCAATCCCGCGCTGGCAATTTCCGCCACATCTGTGCGGGAGACTGCACAAAGTCACTACCAGACGGATAAAAAAAGAACAATCAGTCCGCAAACTGCCGAGCATCTGCGTGTGCTAGCCAGTCACAGTCCAAAAGCATTGCGGGAAAAACTGGAGAAACTGGCTGCACTGGCCGGAGAGGAGACCAGTGCAGACCAAGAATAA
- the secA gene encoding preprotein translocase subunit SecA encodes MLTKVLTKIFGSRNERTLRRLRKVVQQINALEESFAALSDDELKAKTPEFRARLEKGEALDSLIPETFATVREASKRVFGMRHFDVQMIGGMVLNGRNVAEMRTGEGKTLTATLPAYLNALTGRGVHVITVNDYLARRDAETNRPLFEFLGLTVGINLPGMPAPAKREAYAADITYGTNNEFGFDYLRDNMAFSPEERVQRPLYYAIVDEVDSILIDEARTPLIISGPAEDSSELYIKVNKLIPRLVQQEKEDSEEFQGDGDFSVDEKARQAHLTERGQVKVEELMIEANLMKEGDSLYSPANISLLHHINAALRAHALFERDVDYIVKDGEVVIVDEHTGRTMPGRRWSDGLHQAVEAKEGVQIQNENQTLASITFQNYFRLYEKLGGMTGTADTEAFEFQQIYHLDTVVIPTNRPMVRKDMADLVYMTEREKFNAIIDDIKAQVAAGRPTLVGTVSIEKSEELSKALKKAGIPHQVLNAKFHASEADIVAQAGKPGAVTIATNMAGRGTDILLGGSWKADAAALENPTDEQIAALKARWDELHEQVIAAGGLHIIGTERHESRRIDNQLRGRSGRQGDPGSSRFYLSMEDSLMRIFASDRVSNMMKKLGMQEGEAIEHPWVSKAIENAQRKVEARNFDIRKQLLEFDDVANDQRKAIYEQRNELLDAQEIGASIEGIRADVFNAVIDEYIPPQSLEEMWDVAGLENRLANDFDLHLPIAKWLDEDNNLHEETLREQVIAEAEKQYRLKEEVVGEPMMRHFEKGVMLQTLDTLWKEHLAAMDYLRQGIHLRGYAQKNPKQEYKRESFEMFTDMLENLKLDVISTLSKVRVRMPEEVEQVEAQRRAEAERIAQKQKYSHDEADEQGETGGTVVRGERKVGRNEPCPCGSGKKYKQCHGVLQG; translated from the coding sequence ATGTTGACTAAAGTTCTGACTAAAATTTTTGGTAGCCGCAACGAACGTACTCTGCGCCGTCTGCGTAAAGTGGTTCAGCAGATTAACGCACTGGAAGAAAGCTTTGCGGCGCTCAGCGATGATGAGCTGAAAGCGAAAACCCCGGAGTTTCGTGCGCGCCTTGAGAAAGGCGAGGCACTGGACTCGTTGATCCCAGAAACCTTTGCCACCGTACGTGAAGCCAGTAAGCGGGTCTTCGGTATGCGTCACTTTGACGTCCAGATGATCGGCGGTATGGTGCTCAATGGCCGTAACGTGGCCGAGATGCGTACCGGTGAAGGTAAAACCCTAACCGCGACCCTGCCAGCGTATCTGAACGCGCTGACCGGCCGTGGCGTGCACGTGATCACCGTGAACGACTACTTGGCGCGTCGTGACGCCGAAACCAACCGTCCGCTGTTTGAGTTCTTGGGCCTGACAGTCGGCATTAACCTGCCGGGCATGCCGGCACCGGCGAAACGTGAAGCGTACGCCGCCGACATCACTTACGGTACCAACAACGAATTCGGTTTTGACTACCTGCGTGACAACATGGCGTTCAGCCCGGAAGAGCGCGTACAGCGTCCGCTGTATTATGCGATTGTCGATGAAGTGGACTCCATTTTGATCGATGAAGCGCGTACACCGTTGATCATCTCTGGTCCGGCCGAAGACAGCTCTGAGCTGTACATCAAGGTTAACAAGCTGATCCCGCGTCTGGTACAGCAGGAAAAAGAAGACAGCGAAGAGTTCCAAGGTGACGGCGATTTCAGCGTAGACGAAAAAGCGCGTCAAGCGCACTTGACCGAGCGTGGTCAGGTGAAAGTCGAAGAGCTGATGATTGAAGCTAATCTGATGAAAGAGGGTGATTCCCTGTATTCACCAGCTAATATCTCGCTGCTGCATCACATCAACGCCGCTTTGCGTGCGCACGCGCTGTTCGAACGCGATGTCGATTACATCGTGAAAGATGGCGAAGTGGTGATCGTCGATGAGCACACCGGCCGTACCATGCCGGGCCGTCGTTGGTCCGATGGTCTGCATCAGGCGGTTGAAGCCAAAGAAGGCGTGCAGATCCAAAACGAAAACCAGACACTGGCTTCAATCACCTTCCAGAACTACTTCCGTCTGTATGAGAAGCTGGGCGGGATGACCGGTACGGCAGATACCGAAGCGTTCGAATTCCAACAGATTTATCATCTGGACACGGTGGTTATCCCAACCAACCGTCCGATGGTGCGTAAGGACATGGCCGATCTGGTGTACATGACCGAGCGCGAAAAATTCAATGCCATCATCGATGATATCAAAGCGCAAGTAGCGGCCGGGCGTCCAACGCTGGTTGGTACTGTGTCGATTGAAAAATCAGAAGAGCTGTCTAAGGCGCTGAAAAAAGCCGGTATTCCACACCAAGTACTGAACGCCAAGTTCCACGCCTCAGAAGCGGATATCGTGGCACAAGCCGGTAAGCCGGGTGCGGTAACCATCGCCACCAACATGGCCGGTCGTGGTACCGATATCCTGCTGGGTGGTAGCTGGAAAGCCGATGCTGCGGCGCTGGAAAATCCAACTGACGAGCAAATCGCTGCGCTGAAAGCCCGTTGGGATGAGCTGCATGAGCAAGTCATTGCCGCTGGTGGTTTGCATATTATCGGTACTGAGCGCCATGAATCTCGCCGTATCGATAACCAGCTGCGTGGCCGTTCTGGTCGTCAGGGTGACCCGGGTTCTTCTCGTTTCTACCTGTCGATGGAAGACAGCCTGATGCGTATTTTTGCCTCGGATCGCGTCAGCAACATGATGAAGAAATTGGGCATGCAAGAAGGTGAAGCCATCGAGCACCCATGGGTCAGCAAGGCGATTGAAAACGCTCAGCGTAAAGTGGAAGCGCGTAACTTCGATATCCGTAAGCAGCTGCTGGAATTCGATGACGTGGCTAACGACCAGCGTAAAGCGATTTATGAACAGCGTAACGAGCTGCTGGATGCGCAAGAGATCGGGGCATCCATTGAAGGGATCCGCGCTGACGTATTTAACGCGGTGATTGACGAGTACATTCCACCACAATCTCTGGAAGAGATGTGGGATGTTGCAGGTCTGGAAAACCGTCTGGCGAATGACTTTGACCTGCATCTGCCAATTGCGAAATGGCTGGATGAAGACAACAACCTGCACGAAGAAACTCTGCGTGAGCAGGTGATTGCCGAGGCCGAAAAGCAGTATCGCTTGAAAGAAGAAGTGGTCGGCGAGCCAATGATGCGCCATTTCGAAAAAGGGGTGATGCTGCAAACGCTGGATACCTTGTGGAAAGAGCACTTGGCGGCGATGGATTACCTGCGTCAGGGTATTCACCTGCGTGGTTATGCGCAGAAGAACCCGAAACAGGAATACAAGCGCGAATCGTTTGAGATGTTCACTGATATGCTGGAAAACCTGAAGCTGGATGTGATCAGCACCTTGAGTAAGGTGCGTGTGCGCATGCCAGAAGAGGTTGAGCAGGTGGAAGCGCAGCGCCGCGCTGAAGCGGAGCGTATCGCCCAAAAGCAAAAGTACAGCCATGACGAGGCGGATGAGCAAGGTGAAACCGGTGGTACCGTCGTACGCGGTGAGCGTAAGGTCGGCCGTAATGAACCATGCCCATGTGGCTCGGGTAAAAAATACAAACAGTGTCACGGCGTGTTGCAAGGCTAA
- the mutT gene encoding 8-oxo-dGTP diphosphatase MutT, translating to MKKRVQVAVGIIRNAQREVFLTQRGADSHLAGFWEFPGGKIEAGECAEDALRRELDEEIGIEVQEARLLDSLSFEFADRHVHLYFFLIERYQGQPYGREGQHSAWVPQHTLTPEMFPEANAPVIRTLLEQARVEAQAQAPLRAE from the coding sequence GTGAAAAAACGGGTTCAGGTTGCCGTGGGAATTATTCGTAATGCGCAGCGGGAAGTGTTTTTGACCCAGCGTGGCGCAGATTCTCATCTGGCAGGCTTTTGGGAGTTTCCGGGCGGTAAGATTGAAGCGGGTGAGTGTGCCGAAGATGCGCTACGGCGCGAGCTGGATGAAGAGATTGGCATTGAGGTGCAAGAGGCGCGTTTGCTCGATAGCCTGAGCTTCGAGTTTGCCGATCGGCATGTGCACTTGTACTTTTTCCTGATTGAACGCTATCAGGGCCAGCCGTATGGCCGCGAAGGGCAGCATTCGGCATGGGTGCCTCAGCATACCTTAACGCCCGAGATGTTTCCGGAGGCTAATGCGCCAGTGATCCGTACTCTGCTGGAGCAGGCTCGCGTCGAAGCTCAAGCTCAAGCGCCTTTGCGTGCCGAATAA
- the yacG gene encoding DNA gyrase inhibitor YacG, translated as MSKPLVVACPTCGQDVEWSAASAFRPFCSKRCQLIDLGEWADEEKRIPGPDDLSDGESWSEQE; from the coding sequence ATGAGCAAACCTTTGGTAGTTGCCTGTCCTACATGCGGACAGGATGTCGAGTGGAGCGCGGCATCTGCGTTCCGTCCGTTTTGCAGCAAGCGCTGTCAGTTAATCGATCTGGGCGAATGGGCCGATGAGGAAAAACGCATTCCTGGCCCTGACGATCTGTCTGACGGCGAAAGCTGGAGCGAACAAGAATAA
- the zapD gene encoding cell division protein ZapD translates to MNDSTRSVIFEHPLNEKMRAWLRIEYLLQQLDDNQHLSDTAQAMVFFRTIADLLEVLDRGEVRTDLLKDLERQQQKLAQFIDSPGVDLSLLQDLRAQLKQHYSDLLAAPRLGQALREDRFISPIRQRLSIPGGCCSFDLPTLHLWLHLPHSEQARQALVWMETLSPLRNALRMVLTLVRQIAPFHPCAANGGFFQDNGGDAEMLRLRLQLDDMVYPQVSGHKSRYAIRFLPLDSEHGEVPAQLAFELACC, encoded by the coding sequence ATGAATGACTCAACCCGTTCAGTGATTTTTGAACATCCCCTGAATGAGAAGATGCGAGCCTGGTTACGCATTGAATATCTGCTGCAACAGCTGGATGATAACCAGCACCTGAGCGATACCGCGCAGGCGATGGTTTTTTTCCGTACCATTGCCGATCTGTTGGAAGTATTAGATCGCGGAGAAGTGCGCACCGATCTGTTAAAGGATCTGGAGCGCCAACAGCAGAAACTGGCCCAATTTATTGATTCACCGGGTGTTGATTTAAGCCTGCTGCAAGATTTGCGCGCCCAGCTCAAACAGCACTACAGCGATTTGCTGGCCGCGCCACGTTTGGGTCAAGCGCTACGCGAAGACCGCTTCATCAGCCCTATTCGCCAGCGCCTGAGTATTCCCGGCGGCTGCTGCAGCTTTGATCTGCCGACCTTGCACCTGTGGCTGCATCTGCCGCACAGCGAGCAAGCACGCCAAGCTTTGGTGTGGATGGAAACCTTGTCGCCACTGCGTAATGCACTGCGGATGGTGCTGACGTTAGTACGGCAAATTGCGCCATTTCACCCGTGCGCGGCGAATGGCGGCTTTTTCCAAGACAACGGTGGCGATGCGGAAATGCTGCGTCTGCGGCTGCAGCTCGATGATATGGTGTACCCGCAAGTCTCCGGCCATAAGAGCCGCTATGCGATCCGCTTCCTGCCACTCGACAGTGAACACGGTGAAGTACCGGCCCAGTTAGCCTTTGAACTGGCCTGCTGCTGA
- the coaE gene encoding dephospho-CoA kinase (Dephospho-CoA kinase (CoaE) performs the final step in coenzyme A biosynthesis.), whose amino-acid sequence MSYVVAITGGIGSGKSTVANLFTPYGIEQVDADVIARHVVEPGTPALAAIRAHFGTDVLQSDGALDRAALRARIFAEPEEKQWLNALLHPLIGQAMRQALAAARSEYVLWVVPLLVENQLYTEADRVLVVDVSPQTQIQRTHHRDQVPIAQVEQILRAQATREQRLAVADDVINNDGDPSQLSAQVARLHQHYLQLAAAKRT is encoded by the coding sequence GTGAGCTATGTGGTCGCCATTACCGGTGGGATTGGCAGTGGCAAAAGTACTGTCGCCAATTTGTTTACCCCATACGGTATTGAGCAAGTGGATGCCGATGTGATTGCCCGCCACGTTGTCGAACCGGGCACTCCGGCGCTGGCCGCGATCCGCGCCCATTTTGGTACCGATGTGCTGCAAAGCGATGGCGCGTTGGATCGCGCCGCGCTGCGTGCGCGGATTTTTGCTGAGCCTGAGGAAAAGCAGTGGCTGAATGCGCTGTTGCATCCCTTAATTGGTCAGGCTATGCGTCAAGCACTGGCTGCCGCGCGTTCCGAATATGTACTGTGGGTGGTACCGCTGTTAGTCGAAAATCAACTCTACACCGAGGCCGATCGCGTATTGGTGGTGGATGTCAGCCCACAAACGCAGATCCAGCGAACTCATCACCGCGATCAGGTCCCTATCGCACAAGTTGAGCAAATTCTGCGAGCACAAGCGACACGCGAACAGCGTCTGGCGGTAGCCGATGATGTGATCAATAACGATGGCGACCCGAGCCAACTCAGTGCGCAAGTCGCACGCCTGCATCAACACTATCTACAGCTAGCCGCCGCTAAACGCACCTGA
- a CDS encoding prepilin peptidase, whose product MDGTLLIAFAALFGLLIGSFLNVVIYRYPLMLERRWHLECAEQFPELTPPADAPRFDLILPGSHCPHCQHPVRWFDNLPVLSWLVLRGHCRHCQAPISKRYPAIELLTALVFALPVALWGLQIWSVACALFGAVLITASMIDLDRMWLPDSLTQPLLWAGLLLAWGGYSPLSLHDAVLGAAVGYLSLWSLFWMFKLLTGKEGMGRGDFVLMAALCAWSGPTQLLLIALLASVCGLVYAVIARKTQQAIPFGPWLALGGWISLLFSDTIYAHYFALMGY is encoded by the coding sequence TTGGACGGAACCCTGCTCATTGCCTTTGCGGCGCTCTTTGGCTTGCTGATCGGCAGCTTTCTCAATGTCGTGATCTACCGCTATCCACTGATGTTGGAGCGGCGCTGGCACCTTGAATGTGCCGAACAATTCCCCGAACTCACTCCTCCGGCCGATGCACCGCGCTTTGATTTGATCCTGCCTGGCTCTCACTGCCCACACTGCCAACATCCGGTGCGCTGGTTTGATAACCTGCCCGTGCTGTCGTGGTTGGTACTGCGTGGTCATTGCCGCCATTGTCAGGCCCCAATCAGTAAACGCTATCCAGCCATTGAACTGCTCACCGCGCTGGTTTTTGCTCTGCCTGTCGCGCTGTGGGGGTTACAGATTTGGAGCGTCGCATGCGCCTTGTTTGGTGCGGTGCTGATCACCGCCAGCATGATTGACTTAGATAGAATGTGGTTGCCCGACAGCCTCACCCAACCGCTATTATGGGCCGGTTTATTACTGGCATGGGGCGGTTACTCGCCGTTATCCCTGCATGATGCGGTATTGGGCGCCGCGGTGGGCTATTTGAGCCTATGGAGCCTGTTTTGGATGTTCAAATTGCTGACCGGCAAAGAAGGCATGGGGCGCGGTGATTTTGTCTTGATGGCCGCACTCTGCGCTTGGAGTGGCCCGACCCAACTGCTGCTGATTGCCCTGCTCGCCTCGGTGTGTGGGCTGGTATATGCCGTGATTGCGCGTAAGACGCAGCAGGCTATCCCATTTGGCCCATGGCTGGCCTTGGGTGGCTGGATCAGCCTGCTGTTTAGTGACACCATATACGCTCACTATTTTGCACTGATGGGATATTAA